The DNA sequence TCACGCCCTGGGCCTGGGTGATGGGCGCGGCGGCTTCGACGATCAATTGCAATGCCAGGATGATCAGGCCCAGGCCGATGCTGACCCGACCCATTTGCCCGACGCGGGTCTGTTTGCGCGAGAGGAAAAAAATCACCCCGAGGAAAATCAGCAACGGTGACAACCACGAAAGGTCCAGGGTCAGCACCCGCGCCATCAGCGCGGTACCGACATCGGCGCCGAGCATGGTTGCCAGGGCAGGGGTCAGCGCCATCAGGCCCTGGCCGACGAACGAGGTGACGAGCATGGCCGTGGCATTGCTGCTCTGGACCATGGCCGTGACCATGATGCCGGCGACGAACGCCAGCCAGCGCTTGGACATGTTCTGGCCGATGACATGGCGCAGGTTCGAGCCATAGACCCGCAAAATGCCGGTGCGGACGATGTGCGTGCCCCAGATCAGCAGGGCCACGGCGGAGAGTAGATTCAGCAGGGTCAGCATGAGGAGCCCCCTGTTAGCGTCCCAAAGGGACAAATTGACAGTGCCACATCATTTTTAGGTATGTACTTAAGCTGTAGTTGGCTAATGGTTCGAGCGCCAGCATTGCACAGCTAAAGAATCGATTGAAACAAAACTGTCATAAAAAATACCGCGCCCCTGTGGGAGCGAGCTTGCTCGCGATGGAGCCCTGACATTCAACATCTTCATTGGCTGACAGAACGCTATCGCGAGCAAGCTCGCTCCCACAGGGTTATGCGCACCGGGCTTTTCTCGGGGCATGAAAAAGGGGCTCCAAAGAGCCCCTTCATTCAAATGCCCCACGCCATTACTGACCCGGAACATCCTTACGCAGTTTCACCGGATCCTGCTGCTTGCGCTTGCGCGCCATGGCAGTCCGCATCTTGATGTTGACCGCTTCCACCGCCAGGGAGAATGCCATGGCGAAGTAGACGTAGCCTTTTGGCACGTGCACGTCGAACGACTCGGCGATCAGCACGGTACCGACCACCAGCAGGAACGACAGCGCCAGCATCTTCAGCGACGGGTGCTTGTCGATGAACTCACTGATGGTGCCCGAGGCCAGCATCATCACCAGCACGGCGACGATGATTGCCGCCACCATCACCGGTACATGGGAAACCATGCCGACAGCGGTGATGACCGAGTCCAGGGAGAACACGATGTCGATGATCGCGATCTGGATGATGGTGTAGATGAAGTTGCCGCCCTTGCCCGAAGGTTCGTCGTTGCTTTCGTCTTCGCCCTCCAGCGCGTGGTACATCTCCTGGGAGCTTTTCCACAGCAGGAACAGACCACCGAAGAACAGGATCAGGTCGCGACCGGAGATGCCCGTGCCGAACACTTCGAACAGGTCGTTGGTCAGGCGCATGACCCAAGTGATGGACAGCAGCAACAGGATCCGCGTGACCATGGCCAGCGCCAGGCCGAAAATCCGGGTGCGCGCCTGCATGTGCTTGGGCATGCGGCTGACCAGGATCGAGATCATGATGATGTTATCGATGCCCAGAACGATTTCCAGGGCGGTCAGGGTAAAGAAGGCAACCCAGATTTCCGGGTTGGTCAGCCATTCCATGTGAGTTCCTTTGAGCGAGTGTTAAGCCGCGTCACCTGGGGGTGACGCAGCGGGCATTGCTTTTATAGAGTGCTGAACAGCGGAAAAATCCCCATCAGCAACGCGGCGAACATTATGCACAGGCAAACCAATACTGCCCACTTCAGGGTGAAGCGCTGGTGATCGCCGAACTCGATCCCGGCCAGGGCCACCAGCAAGTAGGTGGACGGAACCAGCGGGCTCAACAGGTGGACGGGCTGGCCGACGATCGAGGCACGTGCCATTTCAACGGCGGTGATGCCGTAGTGGCTGGCCGCTTCGGCGAGAACCGGTAACACCCCGTAATAAAATGCGTCGTTAGACATGAAGAAGGTGAACGGCATGCTCGCCAGGGCGGTAATCACCGCCAGGTACGGGCCGAGGAAATCCGGGATCACCGCCAGCAGGCTCTTGGACATGGCGTCGACCATGCCGGTGCCGGACAGGATGCCGGTAAAGATACCCGCCGCGAAAATCAGCCCGACCACCGCCAACACGCTGCCGGCGTGCGCCGCGACGCGGTCCTTCTGCTGTTGCAGGCAAGGGTAGTTGACGATCATCGCGATACTGAAGGCCACCATGAACAACACCGGCAGCGGCAACAGGCCGGCAATCAGGGTGCACATCAGGCCGAGGGTCAACGCGCCGTTGAACCAGATCAGCTTCGGACGACGGGCGTCCGGGAACTGGGAAACGCTGATTTCGCTGTGGTCGATGTCATCACCGGCCAGGTGCAATTCACCCAGGCGAGCGCGCTCGCGTTTACCGTACATGTAGGAAATCGCCAGGATCGCCACCACACCGGCCAGCATCGCAGGAATCATCGGCACGAAGATGTCGGATGGATCGACATGCAGCGCACTGGCCGCCCGGGCAGTCGGGCCGCCCCAGGGGGTCATGTTCATCACGCCACCGGCGAGAATGATCAGGCCAGCCATGATGCGTGGGCTCATGCCGATGCGGCTGTAGAGCGGCAGCATCGCGGCCACGCAGATCATGTAAGTGGTCGCGCCGTCACCATCGAGGGAAACGACGAGCGCCAGAACGGCGGTACCGACCGAAACTTTCAACGGGTCGCCCTTGACCAGCTTGAGGATCTTGCGCACGGCCGGGTCGAACAGGCCGGAGTCGATCATCAGGGCAAAGTAGAGAATTGCGAACATCAGCATCACCCCGGTGGGGGCGAGCTTGGTAATGCCTTCGAGCATCATCGGACCGATCTTCGGCGCAAAGCCACCGAACAGGGCGAACAGGATCGGGATGATGATCAGGGCGATCAGCGCGGACAGGCGCTTGGTCATGATCAGGAACATGAACGTGATGACCATGGCGAAGCCAAGGAAAGTCAGCATAGGAAATACTCCAGGCGTGGCGCGGCGGGCAAAGGCGAACCGGACAGGTCAGCGCGGGATGCAAGGCTCGGGACGGACGGACGGAGTGGGTGCAACGGAGTGGGGAGCAGCGGACATCAGAATCACCATTGTTGTTGTTAAAAGGGCCAAACGAGCGTTCAACACTCGCTTCTGGCCACCGGTCTTTTGCCGGTAGTGGGGGCGATCCTAATCGCGCTAGCTTTCAGTAACCTTTCGCGGCTGGCAATGACTGACGGTTGGCCCTGCCTTTGTGGCGAGGGAGCTTGCTCCCGCTCGGTTGCGCAGCGACCGCAAAATCTTGGGGCCGCTTCGCTGCCCAGCGGGAGCAAGCTCCCTCGCCACAGAGGTCAGTCAGGGACTGACTTTAAACGCCGAAAGATTTAGCGGCCGCATCGCGCCCATCCAGATCGCATGCTCGGTGTGGTCCGTCAGGTCGTCGCCGGTGTCCGGGTGCATGAAAATCACCAGGCCTTTGCGATTGAGCGCCAACCACGGCAGGACCACGCCGATGTACTGCGGATCGAACGCCAGCTGACAGCTCCAATCCGGATGCGGGCCGACCGGGCGTTGGTGGACGCGGCCCATTTTCAACGGGAACAGTTGCGCCGCTTCCTCGCACAGCGCCCGCGCCTGATCGAGCGTACTGGCGTCGAAATATACGTGGGCATGGTAGCCCTTGATCCGCTGCATCTGTCGCTCCTCGATAAAGAGGCCGAACCCTCTTCGTTTTCCGCGGGTCAGAGGCCTTACACGCGGATTAAAAGGAAAACCAGCCATGAAAAATGCCGAAACCCCGGCCGTCAAAGTGGTGCTCTATGGTGCCATGAGCAGCCTTGGCAGTGCGTTGATGGCTGAAATGCTGCGACGCCAGCATGAAGTCATTGCCATTCTCGATGATCTCACGGCCCTGGCGCCCCGTCCGGGCCTGCGGACCAAGACCGGAGATCTCTATGACCCGGAACGGGTCAAGCAAAGCGTGGCCGGCGCCAGCGCCGTGGTGTGTCTGCTGAACGCGCCGGGGTTGCCGATGAACAGCGAACAGGTAGAACGTACGCTCATTCCCGGCCCCGTGGAGCAGGTGCTGGCCGTGGATGCATTGATCGCCGGCATGGAGGCAGTGAGCATCTCCCGGCTGTTTCTGGTGGGTGACTTCGCGGTGCTCGACGAGGAAGCGTCGGACGATGATCTGCAACGCCATGCCGCCGAGGAAGTCCTCGATGCCCTGAAGAACAGCACCTTGCAATGGACTCTGGTCAATGCCCCCTATGCTGCTCCAGGCTTGGGCATCGAGCATTTCAGCCAGGTCAGTACCAGCCTGGAACCGGGCATGGCCGAATCCCTGGAGCGACTTAATCGGGTGGCGGTGGGCATCGCCGACGAGCTGCGCCTGAACCTGCACGTCGGCGAGCACGTCAGCTTCGTGGCCGCCAACTAGCTGTCGACATCCACCCCTGTGGCGAGGGAGCTTGCTCCCGCTGGGCTGCGAAGCAGCCCCAAGATATTGCGGCCGCTGCGCAACCGAGCCGGAGCACCCCTCACCACCGCCTCAAACCGCAATCGAAGGCAACGGCAACCCCGTGAGCGATTCAGCACTGTTGGCCTGTTCTTCCGTCAACCAATCCACAAACTGCCGGATCAACGCCCCGCGCCGTTTACGCTGGGGCAGGACCACGTAATACCCCAACCGCGATAACACCGTTTCAGCGATGGGCCGGCACAAGAGCCCCTGCGCCAGCAAGTTATCCACAAGGTGGCGCCAGCCGATCGCCACGCCTTGGCCGCCAATCGCGGCCTGGATCAGCAAGGTGTAATTGTCGAACCGTAGCTGTCCGGGTGCCGGCGGCGAGGTGATGCCCAGCTCACGGAATACACCACTCCAGTCGAACCAGTTGCTGCTGTTTTCTCCGCGCAGGTGCAGCAGGGGGAATTCCGACAAGGCCTGGGCGGGCAAGGGCAGGGGGCGCTCCTTAAGCAACAGCGGGCTGCACACCGGAAAAACTTCTTCGCTGAAAAGCCAATGACTTTCGCCTTGTTTGAAGCGTCCATCGCCGAACAGTACGGCAACGTCGATATCCGTGCGCAGCATGTTGTGGTTGCGCTCGCTGGTCACCAGGCTAACGTCCACCTGCGGGTTGGCGGCGTGAAATCGATGCAGTCGCGGCATCAGCCAATAGGCGGCGAAAGCGAAGTCCGTGGCGACTTGCAGCACCTCATGCTGATGTTGGGCGGTGATCGCGTGCAATCCGGCGTCGATGCTCTGCAAACCGGCCTGCACCTGTTCGAAGAGGATCGTCCCGGCCTCGGTCATTTCGATGCCGCGATAGATGCGATCGAACAACCGTGTACCCAGTTGTTCTTCCAGGCGTTTGATCTGCTGGCTGATGGCCGGTTGCGTAGTGCCCAGCTCAATCGCCGCCGCCGTAAAGCTGCGATGGCGGGCTGCGGCTTCAAAGGCACGGAACAGGTCCAGAGACAGGTCACCCAAGGCTTCATACATAAGCTGTGCTTATCCTAGTCATTACCTTGCATGGGCTTTACCCCAAAAGATGGGCGCTACATGCTCAATCGCAGCAATGTCGCATAACTATCCACTATGGAATGCCGCGAATACATGAAGCGCAAGAACATTCTTTTCATCATGGCCGATCAAATGGCCGCGCCAATGTTGCCGATCTACGGTCCTTCGCCGATCAAGCTGCCCAACCTGTCGCGCCTGGCCGAGCAGGGCGTGGTCTTCGACGCTGCTTATTGCAACAGCCCGCTCTGTGCGCCGTCACGCTTTACCCTGGTGAGCGGCCAATTGCCCAGCAAGATCGGCGCCTACGACAACGCCGCGGATTTCCCGGCAGACGTTCCCACTTATGCCCATTACCTGCGTCGCCTTGGCTACCGTACGGCACTGTCCGGCAAGATGCACTTTTGCGGGCCGGACCAACTGCACGGCTACGAAGAACGCCTGACCAGTGACATTTATCCGGCCGATTACGGCTGGGCGGTGAATTGGGACGAACCTGATGTGCGGCCGAGCTGGTACCACAACATGTCTTCGGTGTTGCAGGCCGGGCCGTGCGTGCGTACCAACCAGCTGGATTTTGACGAAGAAGTGGTGTTCAAGGCCCAGCAGTACCTGTTCGACCACATCCGTGAGGACGGCGACCAGCCTTTCTGCCTGACGGTCTCCATGACTCACCCACATGACCCGTACACGATTCCCAAGGCCTTTTGGGATATGTATGACGACAACGACATCCCGCTGCCGCAAACCCCGGCGCAAACGGAACTCGACCCCCACTCCCAGCGCCTACTGAAAGTGTATGACCTGTGGGACAAACCGCTGCCTGTGGATAAGATTCGCGATGCCCGCCGTGCGTACTTCGGCGCGTGCAGCTACATCGACAGTAACGTCGGCAAACTGCTGCAGACTCTGGAAGACACCGGCTTGCTGGACGACACCATCATCGTTTTCTCCGGCGATCATGGGGACATGCTTGGCGAAAAAGGCCTGTGGTACAAAATGCACTGGTTCGAAATGGCCGCCCGTGTACCGCTGCTGATCAGCGCGCCGGGCCAGTTCGCCAGCGCCCGGGTCGGCGCGGCGGTGTCCACTGCCGACCTGCTGCCGACTTTGGTCGAACTCGCCGGCGGTACGCTGGAGCCCGGGTTGCCGCTGGATGGCCGTTCGTTGCTGCCGCATCTGCAAGGGCAGGGCGGGCATGACGAAGTCTTCGGTGAGTACATGGCCGAAGGCACCATCAGCCCGTTGATGATGATCCGCCGTGGCCCGTGGAAGTTCATCTACAGCGAAGATGACCCGTGCCTGCTGTTCGATGTGCGCAACGATCCCAAGGAGCAGGAAAACCTCAGCCAATCAGCTGAGCACCAGGCGCTGTTCGCCGAATTTCTCGCCGAGGCGCGGGCCAAATGGGACATTCCAGCCATTCATCAACAGGTGCTCGCCAGTCAGCGCCGCCGCCGTTTCGTCGCCCAGGCCCTGGCCTTGGGCAAACTCAAGAGCTGGGATCACCAGCCGCTGGTGGACGCCAGTCAGCAGTACATGCGTAACCACATCGACCTCGACGATCTGGAGCGCAAGGCCCGTTATCCACAACCCTGCCAAAACCAATAACGTAAGGGGAAGCACATGCAAAAGTTATCCACAGTACTGACCGCTGGGCTGTTGGCGTTGAGCAGTGTTTCGGCGTGGGCCGAGCAGAGCTGCGAGACCGTGAAGATGGCCGACCCGGGCTGGAGTGACATCGCCGCGACCAATGCCATCACCGGTTTCCTGTTGGATGGCATGGGCTACAAGGCCAAGGTCGATACGCTCGCGGTGCCGATTACCTTCGGCGGCCTCAAGGACGGCCAGGTGGATGTGTTCCTGGGTAACTGGATGCCGGCGCAGCAGGGGTTCTATGACAAATTCGTGGCCACTGGCGATGTCACGCAACTGGCCAAGAACCTCGACGGCACCGAATTCACCCTGGCGGTTCCGGATTATGTCTGGGACGCGGGTGTGCATAACTTTGCCGACCTGAACAAGTTTGCCGACAAGTTCGACAAGAAGATCTACGGCATCGGTTCCGGCGCTCCGGCGAACCTGTCCCTGAAAGACATCATCAAGACCAATGACTTCGGCATGGGCGAGTGGAAACTGGTGGAATCCAGCGAACAGGCGATGTTGGCGGAAGTCTCCCGGGCCGTGAAGAAGCAGAAGTTCGTGACCTTTCTCGGCTGGACGCCGCACCCCATGAACGTGCAGCTGAAAATGCACTACCTCAAGGGTGGCGAGAAATACTTCGGCGACACGGGCAGTGTTTATACACTGACGCGCAAGGGTTATGCACAGGCCTGCCCGAACGTTGGCAAGCTGCTGACCAACCTGAGCTTCACCCAGGAAATGGAAAACAGCATCATGGCCGAGGTGGTGAACAACAAAATCAGCAACGCCGATGCGGCCAAGGCCTGGATCAAGGCCAACCCGGCGGTGCTGGATAAGTGGCTGGACGGCGTGAAGACCCTGGATGGCAAGGATGCGTTGGCGGCGGTGAAGGCCAAGCTGTAAAGCCCATGTGCCGGTGAGTTGCTCTTGTGGCGAGGGAGCTTGCTCCCGCTGGAGGGCGAAGCCCTCCCAAAACCGATACGGTGTCGTGCCGTCTCAGATTTTGAGGCTGCTTCGCAGCTCAGCGGGAGCAAGCTCCCTCGCCACGGGTGGGCGCTCGCCTGATACTCTTGCGCCAAACCCCATCCTTGAGGCCCCATGGCAATCCCCACTCGCCATTCACTCTTTCCGTTCCTGAGCTGGCTGCCCCGACAGACCCGCCAGAGTGTCGGCCGCGACCTGATCGTCGGCCTGAGCGGCGCGATTCTCGCGTTGCCGCAATCCATTGCCTACGCCCTGATTGCCGGGTTGCCACCTGAGTACGGCTTGTACGCGGCGATTGTCCCTGTGCTGATCGCCTGCCTGTGGGGTTCGTCCTGGCATTTGATCTGCGGTCCTACGGCGGCGATCTCCATCGTCCTGTATGCCAGCGTCAGTCCCCTGGCCGTGCCCGCGACCCAGGACTACATCACCTTGATTCTGTTGCTGACAGTACTGGCGGGTATTTTCCAATGGCTGTTGGGGCTGTTGCGTTTCGGTGCGCTGGTGAATTTCGTTTCGCACTCGGTAGTGCTGGGGTTCACCCTGGGGGCGGCGGTGGTGATTGCATTGGGGCAGCTGCCAAACCTGCTGGGCCTGGATTTGCCGAATGAAGCCACGGCGTTGAAGGGCTTGCTGATGTTGCTCAGCCACATCGGGGCTGTGGATAAACCGTCCTTGCTGCTGGGGTTAGGCACGCTGGTCCTGGGCGTGGTGCTCAAAAGGCTGCTGCCACGCTGGCCGAGCCTGTTGATAACGTTGGTCATCAGTAGCCTGGTGGTCTGGCTATGGCCGGCGATGTTCGGGCATGTGGCGCTGGTCAGCGCCTTCGCCGGGCGCCTGCCGCCGTTCACAGTGTTGCCGCTGGACCTGGAATTGATCCTGCGCCTGCTGCCCGGCGCAGTCGCGGTGGGCATGCTTGGGCTGGTCACCAGCCTGTCCATCGCCCGTTCGTTGTCGGTACGTTCCGGGCAATTGCTCGATGCGAATCAAGAGGTGAGGGCGCAGGGGCTTTCCAACATCGTCGGAGGATTTTTCTCTGGATCATTGTCGGCCGGTTCTTTCACCCGTTCCGGCCTCAGCTATGACGCTGGAGCCTGTTCGCCCCTGGCCGGTGTGTTTTCGGCCTTGTGGGTGGCGTTGTTCGCCGTGGCTGGCGCGAAGCTGATCGCGCACATCCCGATTCCGGCCATGGCCGGCAGCATTCTGCTGATCGCCTGGGGACTGGTGGACCATCGCGGCATCCGCGCGTTGTACCGCGTGAGCCGCGCCGAGTTCGTGGTGATGGGCCTGACCTGCCTGGCCACGTTGCTGCTGGAGCTGCAAACCGCCATCTATGCCGGTGTGCTGGCCTCGCTGTTCTTTTACCTCAAGCGCACCTCACAGCCGCGCGTGCACCACTCCTGTGAGGGGGAGGCCGACATCCTACGGGTGGGCGGCTCGATCTTTTTTGGTGCCAGCCATTACCTGCAAGTGCGGCTGCAACGGTTGCAAGCGCCGCGGGTGGTGATCGATGCCCAGCAGATCAACTTCATTGATTATTCCGGGGTGGAAATGCTCCACCAGGAAGCCCGGCGCCTGCGCAGCCAGGGGCGTAGCCTGACGTTGCGCAAGGCCAGGCCGCATGTGGTGGAGGAGTTGAAGAAGTTGGAAGGGGCGGAGCACTGCCCGATTCACTTCGAAGACTAGGGCTTAAGGCAGACATACCCTGTGGCGAGGGGATTTATCCCCGTTGGACTGCGAAGCAGTCCCAAAAAAGCGGGGCCGCTTCGCGCCCCAGCGGGGATAAATCCCCTCGCCACAACAGCCTAAAACCTACAGCGCCAGTTGGCGGCGCAGCTCGACGAGCACCGGCGCGGTGTCCGGGCGTACCCCACGCCACAAATAGAACGCTTCGCCCGCCTGTTCGGCGAGCATACCCAGCCCATCCATCGCCACCGCCGCGCCGTGCTCACTGGCCCAACGGCAGAACGAGGTCGGCTCCTTGCCATACATCATGTCGTAGCAGACCGTCTTGCCGGGCTCGATCAAGCTGGCGGCAATCGGCGGTACATCCCCCGACAGGCTGGCGGATGTGGCATTGATGATCAGGTCCACCGGCTCTTGCAGCCAGTCGAAACCACTGGCCGACACCGGGCCCAGGTCCGCGAACAGCTCAGCCAGCAACTCGGCCTTTTCCACCGTACGATTGGCGATGATCAGCGAGGCCGGCCCTTCGGCCAGTAGCGGTTCCAAGGCGCCTCGCACCGCGCCGCCAGCCCCCAGCAACAGGATGCGCTTGCCCTTGAGGCTGAAGCCGGCGTTGACGGTCAGGTCCCGCACCAGCCCGGCGCCGTCGGTGTTATCACCCAACAGGCGGCCGTCGGCCAACTTGCTCAACGTGTTGACCGCCCCGGCCCGCTGCGCCCGTTCGGTCAGGCTGTCGGCCAAGCGGAAGGCGTCTTCCTTGAACGGCACCGTGACATTCGCCCCACGGCCCTCGCGGAAAAATGCCCGGGCGCAACCGGCAAAATCATCCAGCGGCGCGAGCAGTGTGCTGTAGTCCAGTGCTTGCCCGGTCTGCTCGGCAAACAAGCGGTGAATCAGTGGCGACTTGCTGTGGCCGATGGGGTTACCCATTACAACGTAGCGATCCATGAGTAATCCCCGTTCAGGCCTTCGCCAGCCAATCGCGATCCTGCAGGAAGTAGTTGGTCAGCCGCGCTTCTTCGCTGCCCGGTTCGGCCTTCCAGTCATAACTCCAGCGCACTTGTGGCGGCAGGGACATCAGGATCGACTCGGTACGTCCGCCCGATTGCAGGCCGAACAGGGTGCCGCGATCGTAGACCAGGTTGAATTCCACGTAGCGCCCACGGCGGAACTCCTGGAACTCCCGTTGCTTGGCGGTGAACGGGTCCTGCTTGCGGCGGCGCACGATGGGCAGATAAGCCTCGATGTAGGCATCGCCGATGGCGCGCATGAAGGCGAAGCTGGTGTCGAAATCCCATTCGTTCAGGTCATCGAAAAACAAGCCGCCAATGCCCCGGGGCTCGTTGCGATGCTTGATATGGAAGTAGCTGTCGCACCAGGCCTTGTAGCGCGAATACACATCAGGGCCAAACGGCGCGCAGGCCTGCTCGGCAA is a window from the Pseudomonas brassicacearum genome containing:
- a CDS encoding choline sulfate utilization transcriptional regulator translates to MYEALGDLSLDLFRAFEAAARHRSFTAAAIELGTTQPAISQQIKRLEEQLGTRLFDRIYRGIEMTEAGTILFEQVQAGLQSIDAGLHAITAQHQHEVLQVATDFAFAAYWLMPRLHRFHAANPQVDVSLVTSERNHNMLRTDIDVAVLFGDGRFKQGESHWLFSEEVFPVCSPLLLKERPLPLPAQALSEFPLLHLRGENSSNWFDWSGVFRELGITSPPAPGQLRFDNYTLLIQAAIGGQGVAIGWRHLVDNLLAQGLLCRPIAETVLSRLGYYVVLPQRKRRGALIRQFVDWLTEEQANSAESLTGLPLPSIAV
- the choX gene encoding choline ABC transporter substrate-binding protein; its protein translation is MQKLSTVLTAGLLALSSVSAWAEQSCETVKMADPGWSDIAATNAITGFLLDGMGYKAKVDTLAVPITFGGLKDGQVDVFLGNWMPAQQGFYDKFVATGDVTQLAKNLDGTEFTLAVPDYVWDAGVHNFADLNKFADKFDKKIYGIGSGAPANLSLKDIIKTNDFGMGEWKLVESSEQAMLAEVSRAVKKQKFVTFLGWTPHPMNVQLKMHYLKGGEKYFGDTGSVYTLTRKGYAQACPNVGKLLTNLSFTQEMENSIMAEVVNNKISNADAAKAWIKANPAVLDKWLDGVKTLDGKDALAAVKAKL
- a CDS encoding CitMHS family transporter, which codes for MLTFLGFAMVITFMFLIMTKRLSALIALIIIPILFALFGGFAPKIGPMMLEGITKLAPTGVMLMFAILYFALMIDSGLFDPAVRKILKLVKGDPLKVSVGTAVLALVVSLDGDGATTYMICVAAMLPLYSRIGMSPRIMAGLIILAGGVMNMTPWGGPTARAASALHVDPSDIFVPMIPAMLAGVVAILAISYMYGKRERARLGELHLAGDDIDHSEISVSQFPDARRPKLIWFNGALTLGLMCTLIAGLLPLPVLFMVAFSIAMIVNYPCLQQQKDRVAAHAGSVLAVVGLIFAAGIFTGILSGTGMVDAMSKSLLAVIPDFLGPYLAVITALASMPFTFFMSNDAFYYGVLPVLAEAASHYGITAVEMARASIVGQPVHLLSPLVPSTYLLVALAGIEFGDHQRFTLKWAVLVCLCIMFAALLMGIFPLFSTL
- a CDS encoding TerC family protein, with translation MEWLTNPEIWVAFFTLTALEIVLGIDNIIMISILVSRMPKHMQARTRIFGLALAMVTRILLLLSITWVMRLTNDLFEVFGTGISGRDLILFFGGLFLLWKSSQEMYHALEGEDESNDEPSGKGGNFIYTIIQIAIIDIVFSLDSVITAVGMVSHVPVMVAAIIVAVLVMMLASGTISEFIDKHPSLKMLALSFLLVVGTVLIAESFDVHVPKGYVYFAMAFSLAVEAVNIKMRTAMARKRKQQDPVKLRKDVPGQ
- a CDS encoding DOPA 4,5-dioxygenase family protein codes for the protein MQRIKGYHAHVYFDASTLDQARALCEEAAQLFPLKMGRVHQRPVGPHPDWSCQLAFDPQYIGVVLPWLALNRKGLVIFMHPDTGDDLTDHTEHAIWMGAMRPLNLSAFKVSP
- a CDS encoding SulP family inorganic anion transporter, whose protein sequence is MAIPTRHSLFPFLSWLPRQTRQSVGRDLIVGLSGAILALPQSIAYALIAGLPPEYGLYAAIVPVLIACLWGSSWHLICGPTAAISIVLYASVSPLAVPATQDYITLILLLTVLAGIFQWLLGLLRFGALVNFVSHSVVLGFTLGAAVVIALGQLPNLLGLDLPNEATALKGLLMLLSHIGAVDKPSLLLGLGTLVLGVVLKRLLPRWPSLLITLVISSLVVWLWPAMFGHVALVSAFAGRLPPFTVLPLDLELILRLLPGAVAVGMLGLVTSLSIARSLSVRSGQLLDANQEVRAQGLSNIVGGFFSGSLSAGSFTRSGLSYDAGACSPLAGVFSALWVALFAVAGAKLIAHIPIPAMAGSILLIAWGLVDHRGIRALYRVSRAEFVVMGLTCLATLLLELQTAIYAGVLASLFFYLKRTSQPRVHHSCEGEADILRVGGSIFFGASHYLQVRLQRLQAPRVVIDAQQINFIDYSGVEMLHQEARRLRSQGRSLTLRKARPHVVEELKKLEGAEHCPIHFED
- the hemF gene encoding oxygen-dependent coproporphyrinogen oxidase, whose protein sequence is MSTRTEAVKAYLLDLQDRICAALETEDGGTRFVEDAWTRPAGGGGRTRVIENGTVIEKGGVNFSHVFGSGLPPSASAHRPELAGRGFEALGVSLVIHPHNPHVPTSHANVRFFIAEKEGEEPVWWFGGGFDLTPYYGVEEDCVHWHRVAEQACAPFGPDVYSRYKAWCDSYFHIKHRNEPRGIGGLFFDDLNEWDFDTSFAFMRAIGDAYIEAYLPIVRRRKQDPFTAKQREFQEFRRGRYVEFNLVYDRGTLFGLQSGGRTESILMSLPPQVRWSYDWKAEPGSEEARLTNYFLQDRDWLAKA
- the aroE gene encoding shikimate dehydrogenase yields the protein MDRYVVMGNPIGHSKSPLIHRLFAEQTGQALDYSTLLAPLDDFAGCARAFFREGRGANVTVPFKEDAFRLADSLTERAQRAGAVNTLSKLADGRLLGDNTDGAGLVRDLTVNAGFSLKGKRILLLGAGGAVRGALEPLLAEGPASLIIANRTVEKAELLAELFADLGPVSASGFDWLQEPVDLIINATSASLSGDVPPIAASLIEPGKTVCYDMMYGKEPTSFCRWASEHGAAVAMDGLGMLAEQAGEAFYLWRGVRPDTAPVLVELRRQLAL
- the betC gene encoding choline-sulfatase, with protein sequence MKRKNILFIMADQMAAPMLPIYGPSPIKLPNLSRLAEQGVVFDAAYCNSPLCAPSRFTLVSGQLPSKIGAYDNAADFPADVPTYAHYLRRLGYRTALSGKMHFCGPDQLHGYEERLTSDIYPADYGWAVNWDEPDVRPSWYHNMSSVLQAGPCVRTNQLDFDEEVVFKAQQYLFDHIREDGDQPFCLTVSMTHPHDPYTIPKAFWDMYDDNDIPLPQTPAQTELDPHSQRLLKVYDLWDKPLPVDKIRDARRAYFGACSYIDSNVGKLLQTLEDTGLLDDTIIVFSGDHGDMLGEKGLWYKMHWFEMAARVPLLISAPGQFASARVGAAVSTADLLPTLVELAGGTLEPGLPLDGRSLLPHLQGQGGHDEVFGEYMAEGTISPLMMIRRGPWKFIYSEDDPCLLFDVRNDPKEQENLSQSAEHQALFAEFLAEARAKWDIPAIHQQVLASQRRRRFVAQALALGKLKSWDHQPLVDASQQYMRNHIDLDDLERKARYPQPCQNQ
- a CDS encoding NAD(P)-dependent oxidoreductase → MKNAETPAVKVVLYGAMSSLGSALMAEMLRRQHEVIAILDDLTALAPRPGLRTKTGDLYDPERVKQSVAGASAVVCLLNAPGLPMNSEQVERTLIPGPVEQVLAVDALIAGMEAVSISRLFLVGDFAVLDEEASDDDLQRHAAEEVLDALKNSTLQWTLVNAPYAAPGLGIEHFSQVSTSLEPGMAESLERLNRVAVGIADELRLNLHVGEHVSFVAAN